A section of the Pectinophora gossypiella chromosome 11, ilPecGoss1.1, whole genome shotgun sequence genome encodes:
- the LOC126370760 gene encoding neuropeptide-like protein 31 has translation MLAKIFVVACLLGMACAGAIYNTGLAGYGGYGAGYGGHGAGYGAYGGYGSLASYGGYAGYGGYAPATATSHVSVKQIIAPSYAAGAYNGYSGYGGYGAGYGGYGSSYYGNGW, from the exons ATGTTAGCTAAg ATCTTTGTCGTCGCTTGCCTTCTTGGCATGGCTTGCGCAGGCGCCATTTACAACACCGGTCTCGCTGGCTATGGCGGTTACGGAGCCGGCTATGGTGGACACGGAGCCGGTTATGGCGCTTATGGCGGCTATGGCAGCCTTGCTAGCTACGGCGGATATGCCGGCTACGGAGGCTACGCACCTGCCACGGCTACGTCGCACGTTTCAGTGAAACAAATTATCGCCCCCTCCTACGCCGCTGGCGCCTACAATGGCTACTCGGGCTATGGCGGATACGGAGCCGGCTATGGCGGATACGGCAGCAGTTATTACGGAAACGGTTGGTAA